Within the Opitutaceae bacterium TAV5 genome, the region CTCGTTCTCCTTTCGCGTACTTCCGTTGCGTGCCTCCCGACGCCGGATTTTTACACAAAGATCGCGAAGGGCGCGGAGGGGAAACTCCCGGTCCTTTGCGCCCTTCGCGATCTTAGTGTAAAATCAAAACCACCTTCACTCCAACCCGACCGGCTCGCCGAGCAGGAACAGGGCGCCGGCATACCAGTTGGAACCGACATACTTTTCCGGCGACTTGTCGAAATCGTCCCTGTTGCGCTCGAAAAGCACGTTTTTCTTGTCCACGGCATCGGCCAGCACCGTCACCTCGACGGTGTGCTCCGCGTCGGGCAAACCGTCGCCGAGGACGGTTGTCCCGAGACGATGATAGGTGCAGTAGCCGTCGAACCGGCGTTGCCCGGTCGTTTTTCCGTCAATCGTGACTCGCAGCGCACCGCAATCGGGACCGAGCAGGTCGTAGACCGCCGCGCGGGTGCCACGAAAACGGAAACGCAGCGTGGCTCCGGGCTCCAGTTTCCAGAGGCCCGGCAGGCGCGAGGCAAAGCTGCGCGCGCGTGCATCGGTCGCAGGATCGAGCAACGTAGCCGGTCCGTCGATACGGATGCCGATGGCGGCAGGCGTGGCACCGAAAGGAATCATGCGGGCGTTCTCCCAGTTGTCGGCAACCAGCGGAGCGGGCAACGTGCGCGCAGACGACTGCGACGATTTCCCGCCTGCGGCGCGGATCGCCGGGATCGAACGGATGATCGCCTGGGTGTAAAGCGCGTGGCCGGTGTCGAGGTACGGATGCACGCCATCTTTGGAAAACAGGATGCGGCCTTCCGCATCGGTCGGGATGCCGGAAGACACATCGAGTTCGTCACCGGAGGGGCGTTCCACGCGGGCATCAGGCGAGGCCATGACGAGCTTGCCCTCCGCTTCCAGCCGGACGACTTCCACGCCGAGATGGATGGACGGGATGCCGTAGTGATCGGCCACGTCTTCCATGACGCTTTCGGAGCGTTTCATCTTGCCGGTCCTGAGCACGGCCATGTCGTTTTTGGTGATCGTATAGACAAAGGCGATGTCGCAATCGGGCACTGCCCGCCACGTCTTGCGCACGATGCCCTCCATCGCCTTGCGGATGCGGTCGGGCGAGGCGCCGGCGTCGTTGACGGCAAACTCCACGAAGAGCAGGTCGGGTTTCCGGTCGAGAACATCGCTCTGCACGCGAAAGACGCCGAGGTCCGACCCGGTGCCGCCGATGGCGGCGTTGATTTCCTCGATCTGCGCTTTCGGAAACTGCTTTTGCAGCCACGCGCGACTCTGCACGCGCCAGCCTTTCTGCGCCGTGATGCTGCCGCCGAGATAGCCGATCCGGACGGCCTTGCCGTCTTCGAGTTTCCGGAAGAAGCGCGGCAGCCCGTCGCGCGGCGAAACCTCCTTCAGGTCGCGCGGCGCGAAGGCAGCCGGATCAGCGGCTGCGTGACAAACCGGGGCCGACAGCAACAACGCGCTGACGAGCGAAAGAACAGCAGAACAGGGGAATGATAACAGGCGCATGGAGAGGTGTTATTCGGTGCAGTTGGAATCGTGCATTTTTTATCCGGTATTCCACAAGCAGGTCAACATGGACAAACGCCTAATCCACGGTAATCGCATACAGTTTCCAGATAGCACCCACTCGCCCGAGTATCCGGCAGGAGCCGGTATCGAACATGATGGGCACCGACAACCCGGATCCTGACAGAGAAAAACCTGGAGGAGCGATCATCTCGGCAAACTCCACCGGCTCCGTACTGCCGCGTGTGACGGTGTACGACGGTCCGTTCACGTAAGCGCCCAGAGCTTCTCCTGTGACGGTGACAAACACCGGAGCGCCCGTGGCGGAAACCTGCTTGCCTGATGTCCCGATGTCCACCGGATGCCCATACAAATCCCGGGCGGCAGTCGCCGCATCCGGCAGATTTGTCACCCGGGTCGCGCCGGTCTTCGTCCAGAGCGCCAACAAGGTCCTGCCCGATCCGGTGGCCGTGAATACCCGCAGATCCGCGCCGAGGTACAGATAGCGCCTCTGTCCGGTGCAGGCGGCCACCTCCCGCGCGGCGCGCGCATAGCTGGCGAAAGGCAGGCGAGGCGTGAAGTCCGGATTCAGGAACGAATAATGGTCCAGTCCGCCACCGCTGAGATGCCGAAGACAAAAGCTCTGGGCTGCTTCGATCTGATAGTCGTCCGCCCGCGACAACAACAGCAGCCAGGCACGCGCTGTATAGTTGGCATGATCCGTCTCCGAAACCGCAGGCTGCCAGTCGCCCGGATTCCCCGACTGCCAGCCGAACTCGGTGAAATACACCGGCAGCGAACCGGCTCCGATGCTCACCAGATAATCCCTGAATCCATCGAGTCTCGTCAAAAACTGGTCTTCGGGCGCCGAACCGTTTCCGTAAGCGTGCATCGAAATACCATCGAGACTGGCGACGACGTTTTGCACACGGAGCAGGTCGTCCAGCATGAGATATTTGTTGGCGAAACCATAGCTCGAATCCGGACTCGTATCAGGATCCGGATACGCCGGAGTCGAGAGATGGGCAAAAACCGGCCCGATCAACTTGAGATCCCGTCCGACATCCTCGGCATTCACGTC harbors:
- a CDS encoding acyl-CoA thioesterase; translated protein: MRLLSFPCSAVLSLVSALLLSAPVCHAAADPAAFAPRDLKEVSPRDGLPRFFRKLEDGKAVRIGYLGGSITAQKGWRVQSRAWLQKQFPKAQIEEINAAIGGTGSDLGVFRVQSDVLDRKPDLLFVEFAVNDAGASPDRIRKAMEGIVRKTWRAVPDCDIAFVYTITKNDMAVLRTGKMKRSESVMEDVADHYGIPSIHLGVEVVRLEAEGKLVMASPDARVERPSGDELDVSSGIPTDAEGRILFSKDGVHPYLDTGHALYTQAIIRSIPAIRAAGGKSSQSSARTLPAPLVADNWENARMIPFGATPAAIGIRIDGPATLLDPATDARARSFASRLPGLWKLEPGATLRFRFRGTRAAVYDLLGPDCGALRVTIDGKTTGQRRFDGYCTYHRLGTTVLGDGLPDAEHTVEVTVLADAVDKKNVLFERNRDDFDKSPEKYVGSNWYAGALFLLGEPVGLE